The sequence TGCTATGTCCAAATGGATTTACCCACCAAGACGCGATTGCATCTATATATTCTTTATTGTTTTCGTCCCAAAGCAACGCGCCTTCTCCTCTAGATATTGCAATTGGCGTTTGAGAAGTTTTGTGTTGTGTATAAGGATGCCAAAGATATTGGCTGTCTTTTTCTTGTAAAGTCATTTTTTTTAGAAGATAGAAAATAGAACATAGAAAAAAGACTATGCTCTACAGTTTCCGCAAAGATAAGAAAGTCTATTTTCTTTATTCTATATTCTTTGTTCTATAACTTCAATAGATTATCCCGAAACAAATCGGCGTATTCTTTAATTACATTTTGGTCGAAATACGGTTCTTCATCAATTCTTCCAATGCATTTTATTCCAGTTTTATTCAGAATCAAACTTTCAGTCGATTTGTTTTCGTTGCCACTAAAGATAATTCCGTCAACTTGAAAACCTTTATTTTGAATCGCTTCAATTGTCAATAAAGTATGATTGATGCTTCCTAGATAATGTCTTGAAACTACAATTATTTTATAATCGTCTCGAATTAAATCTGCAATAGTATCTTTTTCGTTTAACGGAACAAAAATGCCACCTGCACCTTCAATAACCAAATGATTTTCTGTTTTTGGTTCCTGAATGTTTTTTAAATCAATTTGAATTCCGTCAATTTCTGCCGCTAAATGCGGACTTGCAGGTGTATTTAACTCATACGCATTTGGAAAAAATTGCGATTTTGAATTCGAAATTTTAGCTTTTACTTTATGTGTATCACTTAAATCTAAATCTCCGGCCTGAACTGGTTTCCAATAATCTGCTTCTAAAGCCTCAACCACAATTGTCGAAGCTACCGTTTTTCCGACATCCGTAGAAATTCCTGTAATAAATATTTTCATAATTAATAGACCGCAGATGACACAGATTAAACCGATTATCGCGGATTTTTTTATTTTTCAATCAATCAGCTACAGGACAATCCGTGTAAATCCGTTGTATCCGTTTTATCTGTGGGCTGTCCTGCAAAAATACCAATAAAAACAACAAACCCATCAATTACGATGGGTTCTGTTTTATTCTTCTTTTAATTCGTCGATTACTTTTCTGATTTCCTTGGCATATTTTCCATAAAATAATTTTGTATGTCCTTCAGTCATAAACCAAATTAAAATCATGAATACAAATACGATCAAGATAAATATTACTGCTACATATTCCTGATTTGAATTTAAAACAAGATTCAATAGTTTACCTGATTTTTTACCTAAAGGCAATAAAAACATATAAAACAGTCCAAAAGGAAAAAAAGTATAAGTAGCAGATTTATAGGTCTCAATAAACAACCTTATATTATAGTATATTTCGTATAAATTATCTTTAGTTGTTGCTGCCACATTTGCAAAATTCTTATAATACATATATAATCTTACTGCAAATACCATTGAAATTACAATTGAAAGTGCGTACAGCAAATAATACGCGAGTAGAAAACTATATTTTAATTCGATAACTAGCGGAATTATCCCGATTAAAATCATTGAAACTATTTGAACGATGAATTCTTTTTTTAAATTTTTTCTAATTTTTTCCAAAGGCGTATTCACCGATTGAATTTTTTCTAAATTATTTGGAAGAACAACATTTTCCGTTTTTTCGTTGTTCCATGCGTTTTGTATATCGTTAAAATCCATATCCTTGATTTTTAATTATTTCTTTTAATTTTTCTTTTGCTCTGTTTAATTTCACTCGGGCATTTCCTTCAGAAATCCCAAGATTTTCGCCAATTTCTTTGTGAGAAAAACCTTCTAACTGATAAAAAATAATCGCTTTATCAATCTTTTCGAGTTTTTGAACTGCTTTGTAAAAATGATCCAGCTGACTTTCCTTTATATGTGAATCGCCTTCATCATCTTTTATATTTTCCGAGGCAATTTCATATTTGTCGACTTTCCGTTTTTCTTTTCTAAGGAAAACAATCGCAGTATTTACTGCTACTCGATACATCCAGGTCGAAAATTGGCTTTCGTTCCTAAATGTCTCATACGATTTCCAAAGCTGGCAGACAATTTCTTGAAATAAATCCTGCTGATCATCATAATTGTCCATGTACATTTTTGAGACTTTGTACAAAATTCCTTTATGACTTTCTATCCGATTTAAAAACTCTTGTTCTTTCTCTTTCAAAATAGTTCTAATTCATTATTGGTTTTACAATATATCCTGCTTTTCTCAATAAATAAAGTACTCCTTGCTCACCTACTAAATGTGCTGAACCAACCGCCACAAATAAACTTTCCTTTTTCATCATTCCAGACATTTTTTGCACCCAATCTTTGTTTCTATCATCCAGCATCCATTTTTTGGTATTGCTGCTCATTTCTTTTTCACTTGCGGTATCATCATAAAGATTAAGCAAATTTTCATCTTTATAATCTTGAACCATTTTTTTTGTTTCTTCCTTGTTTATATCTTCCATAGTAGCTATTAATTCATCGTCGCTGTATGCATTAGACAATGTATTTAACTGCCCTTTTACCGTTTCGAAACCTGCAATCTCTTTATTCTTACTTTTAGCCAAAGTCATAAATTCCATTTCGTAAGATTTTAAAGTTTCACAGTCAAATGCCTTCATCGAAATTAAACTCATTATGGTTGCTAAACTATAATTATCGAGCAGTTGCAATTTTAATCCGGCAGTTTTCTGTACAACTAAATCTAACTTAGAAAATTGCTCTGGTGTTAATTTCTTGCTTAACGGCTCTGAAGATAATGCTAATTTTTGCACATCGGCCATTTCATTTGGATCAAAAAAGTTGATTTCGACAATTAATTTCTCTGATTTCTCAAATGCATTTTTTGTTTTTTCCGATAAAAAATAATCGGTTGGGCAAATAGAATGAATTGTTCCGTAAACATAAGAAGGTTTTGATAATCCGTTTCCAGATACTTCCCACAAAAGAGAATTTTCAAGTTTTGGAGATTTTGTCTGTGCTTGCGCAGATGAACTAAAAACAAGTGTGATTAACGCTATTACTGATGTGATTAAATTTTTCATGATTTTGATTGATTAAAATTGATTGATGATTGATTTGATTAATTATTTGATTGACTGATAATGATTTGATTGATGATTGTAAAACTTCTTATTATTTGCTGTATTTTTTTCTTTGCCAACAAGCCAAAGAAGCAAAAAACAAACAAAGCATAGTTAGAAGAAGATTTTTATTTGGTTTGTCTAAAATAAATTGGTTTACAAGAGAATAAGCTAGTCCTGCAGAAGCTAATTGAACAAACAAAAAATTGAAGATTTTTTCGCCGATTGAAGTTGATGTTGTTTTCATAATTGATTTGATTTAATGATTGATGATTGAATAAAATTCGATTGATTGATTTGATGATTGAAAACCGCTGTTATTTCTTCATGAATTTTTTTCGTTGCCAGGAAGCGATTGAAATCACAAATAAACAAATCATTACAATGAGTGTTTCTGTTCTTGGTTTATCGAAAATAAAATGGTTTACTAAAGCGTACCCTAATCCGAGCGAAGTACAAAATATAAATGCTAAGCCTGAAGTTCTCTCTTTTTTTGAAGTTGATTGTGTTTTCATAATTATTTTGGTTTATTTGATTACGGCTCGTAAGTAATCGAATAAACAAAACGTTACAAAAAATTTTAAACTTTTTTTAAAAAGTGAGGAAATACAGTGCTTTAGAGAAGAAAAAAAAAGCCCACAGATCGAACTGTCACCCTGAGCGGAGTCGAAGGGCTTGCTAATAAGAACGGGCTTCGACTACGCTCAGCCTGACAAAACCGAAGTCTTAAAAAACAAAATCTCTTAATAATTCTAAAATTTGGCTAATTTCTTCTTCAGTATTAAAATTATGAATGCAAAAACGAAGTCGTTCCTGGCCTTCCGGAACAGTTGGCGATAAAATGGCTTTTACATCAAAACCTTTATCCTGCAGTTGCTGGGCAATATGTTTCACATTCTCATTTCCCGGAATAATGGCAGATTGAATAGCCGATTTACTGCGAACGAACATTGGCTTTAGGCCTAATAAATTTTTCTGCTGATTGAAGAATACAATGTTTTGACGGAGTTTGTCAATCGCCTCTTTTTCGATTTCCAATTGCTGGTAACCAACAAAAATTGTCGCAACAGAATGCGGTGACAATCCTGTTGTATATATAAAACTTCGCGCGAAGTTTACTAAATATTCTTTAAGTTCCGGACTTCCGAGCACCACTGCACCGTGGCAACCCAAACCTTTTCCAAAAGTCATAATTCGGGCGAAAATTCTATTATGCAATTTAAGATGTTGCGTCAAGCCCTCGCCTTTTTCTCCAAAAACACCAAGCGTGTGTGCTTCATCAACTACCAAATAACAATTGTATTTTTCAGCCAATTGTACCAATTCTTCCAAATTCGGACTATCGCCATCCATTGAAAAAACAGTTTCAGTAACAATATAAATGTTTAATGGAATTTGAGATTCAGCTGATTGAAATTTAATAATTAGGCGTTCTAAATCTTCAAAATCGTTATGATTGAATTTGTATGATTTAGCGTTCGACATCACAATTCCATCACGAATTGAAGCATGACTTAACTCATCATACAAAATAACGTCATTTCGTTGCGGTACAGCGCTAAAAAACCCGACATTGGCATCATAACCTGAATTAAAAATTAAAGCTGTTTCTGCGTCGTGAAATTCAGCAATAAAAGTTTCAGCAGTTTGGTATAAAGTATGATTACCCGAAATCAATCGAGAACCTGTCGCGCCATTCTGAATAATTTCATTTTCAATCAAATAATGGTGTGACTGTTTAAAAATAGATTCTGATTTTGAAAATCCAATATAATCATTTGAAGAAAAATCGACAAGATTATTAAAACTTGGCAACTTTCTTAATGCGTTATTTTGCTTTCTAACTTCAAGCTTTTGAATAAGATTTTCAGGTAATTTCATAAAAGCAAAGTTATGAAATTGAAGTTAGAATAAACGGCAGGCACAAAACGACCTGCCGTTTTTGCTTCTGTTTTTATAAAACGGCGCTTATAAATGGCGCTTTTCTTAGGAATTTATTCTGAACCATTTCTTCGATCATAAAGTCCGCAATATTTCTCGCACTGATTTTATCTCCTGTGCAATCTTGCGTATCGACACTAATTTCAGCTTTTTCATCTGTGAATTCAATAAACGGAACACGAACCAAAGTCCAATCGACAACGCTGTCAACCAAAAGATCATAAGTTAATTGTCTATCTTTTTGAATTTCCGGAAAATTGGTTTTCATCCAATTTGTGGCCATAAGTGTTTTTTCACTTTTATGATCAAATGGTGTATCGATATTCAAGCCTGCCAATAAAACATATCTTTGAATATTAAATTCTTTCATTACTTTCAAGACATTTATAGTCGCTTGACTCGCCACCATAGGTTCGCCCGGCCGTTGACCAATCGTACTGACTACCGCTTGGCAATCTTTCAATAATGTTCTAATGACTTTTTCATCAATCGCATTACCGTTAATAATTTCCAAATCTGGATGTTGAATCGTAAAATTTTCAGGATTTCGTAGCAATGCTTTTACCTTAAATCCTTTTTCTAATAACTGGTTTATAAGAAATTTTCCAGTTCTTCCTCCGCCACCTAAAACGGCAACTTTTATTATATTTTTCATAAGTATTCTTTATAAAATTTGACATAAATAATTTGCGCTTTTACCAATCAGACAAAGCGAAAACGCAAAAGCTTACTGAGCTTTCACAACAAGATCAATATTTTATAAAGAGATTTTAATACCTCAAAAGTAAAAAATAAAAAAAGCCAAACAAAAACTGTTTAACTTTCAATTTATTTTATTTTTCTTTTCTATCCATTTAAAGTTTCCTTTCTCGGTAGCATCAAGCAAATCAACTTGCAAACCATTAGCAATTTTTAGTGCATAACTTAAT comes from Flavobacterium sp. KACC 22761 and encodes:
- the bioD gene encoding dethiobiotin synthase — its product is MKIFITGISTDVGKTVASTIVVEALEADYWKPVQAGDLDLSDTHKVKAKISNSKSQFFPNAYELNTPASPHLAAEIDGIQIDLKNIQEPKTENHLVIEGAGGIFVPLNEKDTIADLIRDDYKIIVVSRHYLGSINHTLLTIEAIQNKGFQVDGIIFSGNENKSTESLILNKTGIKCIGRIDEEPYFDQNVIKEYADLFRDNLLKL
- a CDS encoding RNA polymerase sigma factor, which produces MKEKEQEFLNRIESHKGILYKVSKMYMDNYDDQQDLFQEIVCQLWKSYETFRNESQFSTWMYRVAVNTAIVFLRKEKRKVDKYEIASENIKDDEGDSHIKESQLDHFYKAVQKLEKIDKAIIFYQLEGFSHKEIGENLGISEGNARVKLNRAKEKLKEIIKNQGYGF
- a CDS encoding TraB/GumN family protein: MKNLITSVIALITLVFSSSAQAQTKSPKLENSLLWEVSGNGLSKPSYVYGTIHSICPTDYFLSEKTKNAFEKSEKLIVEINFFDPNEMADVQKLALSSEPLSKKLTPEQFSKLDLVVQKTAGLKLQLLDNYSLATIMSLISMKAFDCETLKSYEMEFMTLAKSKNKEIAGFETVKGQLNTLSNAYSDDELIATMEDINKEETKKMVQDYKDENLLNLYDDTASEKEMSSNTKKWMLDDRNKDWVQKMSGMMKKESLFVAVGSAHLVGEQGVLYLLRKAGYIVKPIMN
- a CDS encoding pyridoxal phosphate-dependent aminotransferase family protein, giving the protein MKLPENLIQKLEVRKQNNALRKLPSFNNLVDFSSNDYIGFSKSESIFKQSHHYLIENEIIQNGATGSRLISGNHTLYQTAETFIAEFHDAETALIFNSGYDANVGFFSAVPQRNDVILYDELSHASIRDGIVMSNAKSYKFNHNDFEDLERLIIKFQSAESQIPLNIYIVTETVFSMDGDSPNLEELVQLAEKYNCYLVVDEAHTLGVFGEKGEGLTQHLKLHNRIFARIMTFGKGLGCHGAVVLGSPELKEYLVNFARSFIYTTGLSPHSVATIFVGYQQLEIEKEAIDKLRQNIVFFNQQKNLLGLKPMFVRSKSAIQSAIIPGNENVKHIAQQLQDKGFDVKAILSPTVPEGQERLRFCIHNFNTEEEISQILELLRDFVF
- a CDS encoding NAD(P)-dependent oxidoreductase, whose product is MKNIIKVAVLGGGGRTGKFLINQLLEKGFKVKALLRNPENFTIQHPDLEIINGNAIDEKVIRTLLKDCQAVVSTIGQRPGEPMVASQATINVLKVMKEFNIQRYVLLAGLNIDTPFDHKSEKTLMATNWMKTNFPEIQKDRQLTYDLLVDSVVDWTLVRVPFIEFTDEKAEISVDTQDCTGDKISARNIADFMIEEMVQNKFLRKAPFISAVL